Proteins found in one Plasmodium gaboni strain SY75 chromosome 13, whole genome shotgun sequence genomic segment:
- a CDS encoding hypothetical protein (conserved Plasmodium protein, unknown function), translated as MNTKNDENGNIILNCKNLKRNIKRKIENFYDPNYLDTLYYLNKRKNNGKGLKKYIFEKSKNESIKIDTSPLYNNNKRKLQLDIPDVKKQKINNHITSNIYQNHNVIINNLSNENLNNISNNSEIKDSHELLNPLSSEIIKSEENNNIIYNDNKKENIKQFSIVPFEEQSNTNNILVSLDENNNENYNMKNVLNILYKKDIFYNKLKSQIQKNKPLEIKCMDLNLLLNKYKHQNNNNSFNYNKQDDIINTQGDIINTHDDITNTQGDIINTHDDIINTQDNIINTQDNIINTQIHSDINNVNSNENIISSLHSIQPEPIYLYNKNEINMDSCNVNNSTSYNNNSNTTNYGKKLINDYQINNYDNNIFLNKDNNYMNKSCQNIKHCNNTIDNTNINHYKYFPSTKNINYLNDNMDHYIYQNIININNFNNKNQIHNNVYISNFNINNNNDNITYTNNIP; from the coding sequence atgaataCAAAAAATGACGAGAAtggaaatataatattgaactgtaaaaatttaaaaagaaatataaaaagaaaaattgAAAACTTTTATGATCCCAATTATTTAGATACTTTATACtatttaaataaaagaaaaaataatggAAAAGGAttaaaaaagtatatatttgaaaaaagtaaaaatgAAAGTATTAAAATTGATACATCAccattatataataacaacaaaagaaaattaCAATTAGATATTCCTGATGTgaagaaacaaaaaataaataaccATATTAcatctaatatatatcaaaatcataatgttataataaataatttgtcaaatgaaaatttaaataatatttctaataattcagaaataaaagattcacatgaattattaaatcCTTTATCATcagaaataataaaaagtgaagaaaataataatattatttataatgataataaaaaagaaaatataaaacagTTTTCCATAGTTCCATTTGAAGAACAAAGTAATACAAACAATATATTAGTTAGTTTggatgaaaataataatgagaattataatatgaaaaatgttttaaatatcttatataaaaaagatatattttataataaattaaaaagtCAAATACAAAAAAACAAACCACTTGAGATTAAATGTATGGATctaaatttattattaaataaatataaacatcaaaataataataactCCTTTAATTACAATAAACAAgatgatattataaacaCACAAGgtgatattataaatacacATGATGATATAACAAACACACAAGgtgatattataaatacacatgatgatattataaatactcaagataatattataaatacacaagataatattataaatacacAAATTCATAGTGATATCAATAATGTTAATTCTAATgagaatataatatcatcCTTACATAGTATTCAACCAGAACctatatatctatataataagaatgaaataaatatggaCAGCTGTAACGTGAATAATTCTAcatcatataataataattcaaatacTACAAATTATGGAAAAAAACTTATTAATGATTAccaaataaataattatgataataatatttttctcaACAAGGacaataattatatgaataaaagttgtcaaaatataaaacattgtaataatacgattgataatacaaatataaatcattataaatattttccaagcacaaaaaatataaattatttaaatgataatatggatcattatatttatcaaaatattatcaatattaataatttcaaTAATAAAAACCAAATTCATAACaatgtatatatatccaattttaatattaataacaataatgataatatcACATATACTAATAACATACCATga